The genomic window ATTATGCCATGCATACAAAAGACAACTCCACAGGGCAGAAAAGCTCTGCTACAGCCAAGTTAAGTCTGGATTTTCTATGAATGGGTCAGGGAAGAAGGAGCCTCTGAGTTTAATTAATTCATCTGACTTCAGAGATTTGAtctcataaaaaaaaagttagctgtTCTCTTACCATTTCCTTTCCAGGAGTATTTaccaggttttgtttgtttctgtgccATTTCCAACTTGAATGTTTCTTTATCTAAAGATTGTGGCAGTTAAGAGCCTAGAGGCTGCCTTCTCCCAGCCTCTGTGAGACAATCGGGAGAGATTTGGCTTAGGTCTATACCCTTTTGTtccaaatattctttttattttttccattgtgtTTAGCACATTTGCACCATCCCCTTGACTCTGAACTTTAGCTGCTTTGCAAGTACCCTCACCGGGAGGCCCAGGAAGGGCTATTGCTCATGGTCTGTGACGCACTTCTTGATGTGCTTGTTAGTTTGTCTAACCCTCAGGACGGCCCTGAAGCCTGGGCTATCTTATCTGTGAGTTATGGAAACTCTGATCCTCTGTGAGAATAATTTATTCAAGGCCTGAGAGCTCATAAGTGGTAGACCTTGGATTTGAACATTGCCATTTCTGACCTCAAAGCCCATGTTCTAATCGACAGCATACTAACCGTAATaaactagatttatttatttatttagcttttaaagatttatttatttatttgaaagtcagagagaggggtgtcttccatctgctgtttcactccccaattggctgcaacagtcagagctgtgcctatccgaagccaggagccaggagcttcttccgggtctcccacctgcgtgcaggggtccaagcacttgggccatcctctactgctttcccaggccacagcagagagcttgatagaagtggagcagccaggacttgaaccggtgcccatatgggatgccggaactgcaggtggcagctttacccacgatgCCAGAATGCCGGCCCCCAATAAACTAGATTTAAAAAGTCAGCTTTTTGGCGCCTTTTAGAAATCTTAGTTCACTCAAAAGTCGTCCCTAAGTCTCATGGATTTCATGCAAATTGCAGTTAACTGCCAGTCAAGGTCTGGGATTATTACTACTTTCTCCAGCAGCCCTAAATGTCTTCATTATTGGGACGACCTATAATTTTATAGTCATAAGTAGTTCTCTGTGTACAATGTCTGCTGACATTCCAAAATTTCCTACTCCCTTCTATGACAACGTCCAGAATTCTTCTGCCTTTTGCCCTAATTTTAACTGCAAGATGACAAacctaccactttttttttttttttaaattgggaaaCGGAGAACAGAACAAAGTGGTTTAGACACGGGAGGTTGTTTTATCTGCCAGATGTTcagcttttaaatttattgttcCTGCGTAGCAATTCCAGGAGCTCGAAGACAGGACACCTGTTTAGTAGGTAAAGCAACGAATTAGTCAGCCCCGCCCCTTGTAAAACCCACCCCGCTCCGAGGGCGTAGGaatgggcagggggtggggccgcGCTCGCGGCGCTCCCGGGTTTATAAGTCACCCGGAAGGCTCGCTCGTCCTCGACGCGCCGCTGCAGCACGCAGTCGCCGGCCCTCGGCCCCTCGCGACCCTcggccgccgcccgcccgctcgcccgCGCTCGCCCAGCCCCTCGCGGCCTGCGTCCTATCCGGTAGTTACCGGCCCGCGGGCTATGGCCGCCGCGGGGTGCGCTCGGCTGCTGCGCGCTGCCTCCGCGGCCCTCGGCTGCCCGGCCCGCCGGTGGCTGCTGCTCGCCGGAACTCGCGCGGGAGCCGGCGGCCAGCCGGGGAGCTGGGGGCCGAGCGGCAGGGCCGAGCCCGGCCGGGGCGGAGGCGCGGGAGCGGGCCGGCCCCTGAGCCTGTGGGCGCCGGCGCGGAGCAGGTGAGGCGCGGGGCGCGGCGCGCGCGCGGGCTGGTGTGGGGCCcctgcgcggcggcggcggccgagacTGCCCTCGCTGGGCCCGGCGTCTCGTTCCAGCGGGCTCGCCCCGTGCGTGCCGGGGCCGGGCCCGTTCCCCGGAGCGCCCGCCTCTCGCTCCGCCTTCTCCCGGAGCTCTGCCGCTGAGCCCGGCCGCTGGGTGGCGTCGTCCCCTCCTCGGCCTCGCCCCGCGGCCCCGAGCTCGCGTTCCCAGCTCTCCCGCCGAGCCGCGCGGGAAGCCGGCGCTGGGCTGTCGCGGGCTCTCGGGGAGCTCTGGCTGCGTCTAACCTTTGCTCTGCCTGGAACATGCAGTGACCTTCCTGAGATGCTCCGTTTGAAGGCCCGGCCAGCCCTTGATTTCCGGTCCTTTGGCCGTGACTGGACGTGGTGTGTCTGGTTATTTGTCAGCGAAGTGTCCTTGTAGAATACACCCACTCTGTGCCCTGGAGTGGAAGAACAGGACTCCGTATGCTCTCTTTAGTGGGCAAAGGGTTAAAAAGATCCTTTATTACAATGGTGAGGCAGAGTTTGGTCTGACTTCTTTAATCCCTGTGAAACTCATTTTCCCTATTTCTCAACGGAGGGGAACGGCGTATGGTCTtcgtaaggatttttttttttccaaggaaaTAAATGAGATCAAAGGCGATACCGGGGTTCTTGTGCCTTGCACATCGTGAGGGCTCAGTAGCACCTATTAGTAACAGCTTCTGAAGCTTGGCATGTTGAGTTTTTGGTTCAGTGTTCAAAGAGGTGTGAAAAGGAAACTCCCCAAAATGTGTTGAAGTTTTATATTCTCTGGCATATTGTTTTTTCAAGGCATGGGGCTCTCACCTGAGACAGCTGAGGGGAGATAAAAATTGCTGACTAGTTTCAGAGTGTAGCAGCGTGGTGATTACTGTAGTGCAAATCTTTGAACCACTCTTTGACCCCAAGTGTAGtgtagcaggaagcaggacctAGAGGGCCAGTTGGTGAGATTCAGATGCTACCCTTTCTTAATGACTCCAAGAATAGAGCTTAGGACTCACTCATCTTTTACCTCTTAATCCTGTTAGGTAGTGGTGcttagtagatttttttaaaaatttatttgaaaggcagagttacagagaaagatctcccagccactggttcactccccagatggtcccagcacccagggcggggccaggctgaagacaagagcttcccactgggtctcctatgtggatcagagatttgggccaccctccactgttttcccaggtgcattagcagggagctagataggaaggggagcagctggaactcaaactggggcccatatgggatgccagcatcgcaggctgcggcttaacctgctaagccacagcattagccccctcaatagatttttttcaagatttatttatttatttgaaagagttacacagagagagagagaggtgtcttccatccactggttcactccccaattagctgcaatgaccggagctgcaccgatctgaaaccaggagccaggagcttcttccaggtcttcccatgctggtgcaggggcccaacgacttggagcatcttctactgctttcccaggccatagcagagagctggatcggaagtggaacaactgggacttgaaccagcgtgcatgtgggatgccagcactgcaggtggcggctttacccagtatgccacagcaccggccccaactcaATAGATTTTTGTTGCACGGTTTGTAAAGGAGATCATGGAGAAGGCAAACTGGATTtacttgtttctattttctttgcaCGTCCCTGGCTTTTATCTCTATGTGGGTTTCTTGCTTTCCACACTGGATGCATTCTTGAAAAGTTGTGTAAGTTGGGAAGTATATTGATCATATTTGTATTCCTAGTATTTGAGGGAATATGAAGGCTTTTGTAGGTGAGATGTATGTCCCATGTCCCTCAAAGTTGTTTGGATTTGAatatgtctgtctttttttttttttttttttaagatttatttatttcaaaggcagagttacagagagagagagagagagaggtcttccatcctctggttcactccccagatggccgcaagggctggagctgaggtgatctgaagccaggagccaggaactttttccaggtctcccaagtgggtgtgggCAGCctaagggcttggaccatcctctgctctttccccaggtgcattagcagggagctggattggaaatgaagcagctggaactcgaactggcacccgtatgggtgggatgtgctgcaggcagggctttaacgcactgcgcaacagcgctggcccctgtcaaGTTTTAAAGGGGAGCACATCTgttctcagagtcctgctttccCCTCGTTGACGTGATTGCTAGTGACAGCCTTGTACTTTCTGTTACAGACCTTAGAGCTACAGATAGATTTTCTAGATGTTATTATCTGAGATCCGTACTGTCCAGCACAGTAGCTACTAATGACATGTAGTTGTTGAAGTTTAAGATAAGCAtagttaaagaaaatgaaagtttcaGTCTCCCAGTTACACTAGCTGCGTGGTAGCTGCGTGTGACTAGTTTAGCTGCTGTTTTGGACATTGCATGTATAGAATAGCTCCCTTAGTGTACAATGGTTGATCAGACACAGCAGTGCTACAAGCTGTGGTTCTGATTTTGGAGTTTAATGTTTAGATAAGGTGTCAGTaattaatcttgaaaaaattCCTTTTACTCTAAAATACCGTGATACATTTTGCAATGATCTAAGCTTCAAAAAGCTTTGAAATACATATTTCACTTGACTCTTGAGCCAGTCCTATGGATTAGGAAGGATAGATACATGGGAATAAAACTTGTATTAAGTAGCTACAAAACTAGGACTAGAACtcaaatggtttttgttttggGACACCATAATACTTGATAATTCTTTAGTTTATGATTAGATGAGTTATCAGAAAGAGTTCTGGTGACTGTGGAAGTAGGGGAGACCTAGACAGGGCCCTTTTGGGCCTAGTGTCACAGATCATGCTGTATAGTTAGTGAAAGGGTGGGCATCAGCAAGTGTCCTTGCTTATTAGAAGCCtgctaagccggcgccgtggctcactaggctaatcctccgccttgcggccccgggctctagtcctggttggggtgccggattctgtcccggttgcccctcttccaggccagctctctgctgtggccagggagtgcagtggaggatggcccaagtacttgggccctgcaccccatgggaggccagaagcacctggctcctgcattcagatcGGTGTggcgcaccagctgcggcagccattggagggcaaaccaacggcaaaggaagacctttctgtctgtttctctcactgtccactctgcctgtcaaaaaaaaaaaaaaaaaaaaaacagcaaaagctGGCTGGAAATaatatgacctttttttttttttttgactttttttttgacttttatttaatgaatataaatttccaaagtagagcttatggattacaatggcttcccccccccccccataacttccctcccacccgcaaccctcccctttcccgctccctctacccttccattcacatcaagattcattttcaattctctttatatacagagatcaatttagcatatattaagtaaagctttcaacagtttgctcccacacagaaacacaaagtgaacaatactgtttgagtactagttatagcattaaatcacaatgtacagcacattaaggacagagatcctacatgaggagtaagtgcacagtgactcctgttgttgacttaacaaattgacactcttttttatggtgtcagtaatctccctaggctctagtcatgagctgccaaggctatggaagccttttgagttcactgactgatcatatttagacaaggtcatagtcaaagtggaagttctctcctcccttcagagaaaggtacctcctttgatgacctgttctttccactgggatctcactcgcggagatctttcatttaggtgttttttttttttttttttttttttttttttccagagtgtcttggctttccatgcctgaaatactctcaggtgcttttcagctggatccgaatgccttaagggctgattctgaggccagagtgctgtttaggacatccgccattctgggtctgctgtgtatcccgcttcccatgttggatcgttctctcccttttttgttctatcagttagtatttacagacactagtcttgtttatgtgatccctttgactcttagtcctatcattatgatcaactgtgaacagaaattgatcaaatggacgagtgagatggcactgctacatgctaccttgatgggattgcattggaatcccctggtatgtttctaactctaccgtttggggcaagtcagcttgagcatgtcccaaattgtacatctcttccctctcttattcccactcttatatttaacaatgatcacttttcagttaagtttcaacacttaagaataactgtttattaattacagaattaaaccaatagtattaagtagaacaggcaaaaaaaaatactaagagggataatgtattaagttgttcatcaacagtcagggcaagggctgttcaagtcactgtttctcatagtgtccatttcactttaacaggtttcctttttggtgctcagttagttgtcaccgatcagggagaacatatgatatttgtccctttgggactggcttatttcactcagcataatgttttccagattcctccattttgttgcaaatgaccggatttcattgttttttactgctgtgtagtattctatagagtacctatcccataatttctttatccagtctgctgttgatgggcatttaggttgattccaggtcttaactattgtgaattgagcagcaatatacattaaggtgcagacaacttgtttgtttgccaatttaatttcctttgggtaaattccaaggagtgggatggctgggtcgaacggtagggttatcttcaggtttctgagggatctccagactgacttccatagtggcttaaccagtttgcattcccaccaacagtgggttagtgtcccttttccccacatcctcgccagcatctgttgttggtggatttctgaatgtgagccattctcaccagggtgaggtgaaacctcattgtagttttgatttgcaggGAAATAATATGACCCTTCTAAACATTCCATCATCTCCTATCAATTAGGCATCATCGCAACTATATCGTtcactaatttttatttacttaccttTACCATTTTCCTTTACCAACCATTCCCACTTATTCCGCAGGCAGCAGACATTTCAACAGAGCTGCCAGGGGTTGCTCCACCACAGTTCTTAGcaggcttctttcttt from Oryctolagus cuniculus chromosome 1, mOryCun1.1, whole genome shotgun sequence includes these protein-coding regions:
- the FDX1 gene encoding adrenodoxin, mitochondrial isoform X2, which produces MGRGWGRARGAPGFISHPEGSLVLDAPLQHAVAGPRPLATLGRRPPARPRSPSPSRPASYPVVTGPRAMAAAGCARLLRAASAALGCPARRWLLLAGTRAGAGGQPGSWGPSGRAEPGRGGGAGAGRPLSLWAPARSSSEDKVTVHFINRDGETLTAKGKVGDSLLDVVVENNLDIDGFGACEGTLACSTCHLIFEEHIYDKLQPVTDEENDMLDLAYGLTDR
- the FDX1 gene encoding adrenodoxin, mitochondrial isoform X1, coding for MGRGWGRARGAPGFISHPEGSLVLDAPLQHAVAGPRPLATLGRRPPARPRSPSPSRPASYPVVTGPRAMAAAGCARLLRAASAALGCPARRWLLLAGTRAGAGGQPGSWGPSGRAEPGRGGGAGAGRPLSLWAPARSSSEDKVTVHFINRDGETLTAKGKVGDSLLDVVVENNLDIDGFGACEGTLACSTCHLIFEEHIYDKLQPVTDEENDMLDLAYGLTDRSRLGCQICLTKSMDNMTVRVPDAVSDARQSVDVGKNS